In Geobacter anodireducens, a genomic segment contains:
- a CDS encoding LPS export ABC transporter periplasmic protein LptC encodes MVKTNKIRHILAVVIVLTTLYLAAALAIRLVGGNEKEAGLPKLPRNIDLSLKTLHYAETREGVKKWDLYADRGEYDRQRDVTLLTGVRIVFPGTDKTGEITLRSDKAEYFNATKDVTLTGNINARSTSGMEFTTGKAFYRASRQLVVTDDRVRFRDARFIVEGVGMEFLVPTRTLRILNDVRATIAPAPKD; translated from the coding sequence ATGGTAAAGACCAATAAAATCAGGCATATTCTTGCCGTTGTCATCGTTCTCACGACGCTCTATCTCGCGGCGGCGCTCGCCATTCGCCTGGTGGGCGGCAATGAAAAAGAGGCGGGATTGCCCAAGCTTCCCCGCAACATAGATCTCTCGCTGAAGACCCTTCATTATGCCGAAACGCGGGAGGGGGTAAAGAAGTGGGACCTCTATGCCGACAGGGGCGAGTACGATCGGCAACGCGACGTGACGCTCCTGACGGGGGTGCGGATCGTATTTCCCGGCACGGACAAAACTGGGGAGATCACCCTCAGGTCGGACAAGGCCGAGTACTTCAACGCCACAAAGGACGTGACGCTTACAGGAAACATCAATGCCCGAAGCACATCCGGCATGGAGTTTACGACCGGCAAGGCATTCTACCGGGCGTCGCGCCAGCTTGTGGTGACCGATGACCGGGTCAGGTTTCGGGATGCCCGGTTTATCGTCGAAGGGGTTGGAATGGAGTTTCTCGTCCCGACCCGCACCTTGCGGATACTGAATGATGTGCGGGCTACCATCGCGCCCGCCCCAAAGGATTGA
- a CDS encoding lipopolysaccharide transport periplasmic protein LptA: MKRTLISALFLLAVTAAAVAGPLPASRGGQPITVKSNELSTDSRSRTATFSGKVTARQGDLTIYSDRLVIHYREDGGDVEKVEAVGNVKIVQGDRLATAREGVYYNTEQKIVLSGEPKVYQGENMISGKVITYFVNEERSIVTGGGDSRVEAVIHPKDKGKNGGTKR; this comes from the coding sequence ATGAAGCGGACGCTCATCTCCGCGCTTTTCCTGCTGGCCGTGACGGCGGCTGCCGTTGCCGGACCGTTGCCGGCCAGTCGGGGAGGGCAGCCGATCACTGTAAAATCCAACGAACTTTCCACTGACAGCCGCAGCCGGACCGCCACATTTAGCGGTAAGGTCACGGCCAGGCAGGGCGATCTGACCATTTACTCCGATCGGCTCGTCATTCACTACCGCGAGGACGGCGGCGACGTGGAAAAGGTCGAGGCGGTCGGCAACGTGAAGATCGTCCAGGGCGACCGCCTTGCAACGGCCAGGGAGGGTGTTTACTACAACACGGAACAGAAAATCGTCCTGAGCGGTGAGCCCAAGGTGTATCAGGGGGAAAACATGATCTCCGGCAAGGTCATCACCTACTTTGTCAACGAAGAACGGAGCATCGTGACCGGTGGCGGCGACTCCCGGGTCGAGGCTGTCATCCATCCGAAGGACAAGGGGAAGAATGGCGGCACGAAACGCTGA
- a CDS encoding ABC transporter ATP-binding protein has translation MAARNAETALRAHGLKKSFGKRTVVNGVDLLVAPGTVVGLLGPNGAGKTTTFYMVVGLCRPDGGQVVLGEEDITALPMYQRARRGISYLPQEPSVFRKLTVEENLLAVLETMDYSPAERRERADELLVEFKISHIARSKGYSLSGGERRRVEIARALATNPSYILLDEPFAGIDPIAVIDIQGIITALKESGIGILISDHNVRETLGVCDSAYIMNSGEVIEHGDPVAIAESRTAREIYLGESFRL, from the coding sequence ATGGCGGCACGAAACGCTGAAACGGCCCTCAGGGCGCACGGTCTTAAAAAATCCTTTGGCAAGCGTACGGTGGTGAACGGCGTCGATCTCCTGGTGGCTCCCGGCACGGTGGTTGGCCTGCTGGGCCCCAACGGTGCGGGCAAGACGACCACGTTTTACATGGTTGTGGGGCTCTGCCGTCCCGACGGCGGCCAAGTCGTTCTCGGCGAAGAGGATATCACGGCGTTGCCCATGTACCAGCGGGCGCGGCGCGGCATCAGCTATCTCCCCCAGGAGCCGTCAGTATTCCGCAAGCTCACGGTTGAGGAGAACCTGCTCGCGGTCCTGGAGACCATGGATTACTCCCCGGCTGAACGGAGGGAGAGGGCCGACGAGCTTCTGGTGGAGTTCAAGATAAGCCATATCGCGCGGAGCAAGGGCTATTCCCTTTCCGGCGGCGAACGGAGGCGGGTCGAAATCGCCCGCGCCCTTGCAACGAATCCGTCGTACATTCTCCTTGATGAGCCCTTCGCCGGCATTGACCCCATTGCGGTCATCGATATCCAGGGGATCATTACGGCCCTCAAGGAGAGCGGCATAGGCATTCTGATCTCGGATCACAACGTGCGCGAAACCCTCGGTGTATGCGACAGCGCATACATCATGAATTCCGGAGAGGTCATAGAGCATGGCGATCCGGTCGCCATTGCCGAAAGCAGGACAGCCCGGGAGATTTACCTGGGAGAATCATTCAGGCTCTAG